GTCAACTTTTTTCTTCCAGCCCCGGTGATTCAACAGCAAGGGTTTGGGGATTGATCGTTTTTCAATATTGGTGGAAAAAATATATGTGTTAAAGTAAATTTAATATTGGGAGGTAAAAAGTATTTTGAATAATGAATATCGAACAAGGAATAATGAATTTCGGGGTTCACCCGCACTTTTTTGTTTTTTCATTATTCGAAATTCCTTGTTCGATATTCGTTATTCAATTTTATTGCAATTGCCAGCAAATATTGAGAAATAACATTAAGTAGTTCGCAACCTTATGCCAAAAGTATTACGTATCATCAACCGTTTCAATCTTGGAGGCCCGACATATAATGTCGCATACCTGACTAAATATCTGGCACCCGAATTTGAGACATTGCTAATTGGCGGCATGAAAGATGAATCAGAAGCAAGCTCAGATTACATTGTGAAAAAACTGGGTATTGATCCGGTCATCATTCCTTCAATGAAGCGTTCGATCAATCCTTTCAATGATTTTGTGGCGTACAGAGAGCTGAAAAAAATCATCAAAGACTTTAAACCTGATATTGTACATACTCATGCGGCAAAAGCCGGAACCCTGGGAAGGTTGGCGGCATTTTCGTGTAATGTTCCTGTCGTGGTTCATACTTTTCACGGGCATGTGTTTCATAGTTATTTCGGTTCTTTCAGAACAACCATCTTTAAAGCTATTGAGCGTCAGTTAGCCAGATGTACCACAGCTATTATTGCTATTAGTGATAAACAGAAAGATGAATTGGCCAACCTCCATAAAATTGCACCTGCTGAAAAAATAAAAGTCATTCCTCTGGGTTTTGATCTGGACCGTTTTCGGGAGAATGGGGAGCAAAAGCGTACTTCATTCAGAAAACAGTATAATATTGATGATGATGAGATCGCCGTTGGAATTATCGGACGACTTGTTCCTGTGAAGAATCATAAATTATTCCTACAGGCCATTCAATATGTTTTAAATAATACAACAAAAAAAGTAAGAGCTTTCATTATTGGCGACGGAGAAGAGAAGCCCGCTATTATTGAACAGGCGAAAACTCTTAAACTGAAGTATTTTGAAGGTAGCCAAAGTTCTTCTAAGGCAGCCTTGACTTTTACCTCGTGGATAATGGATGTTGATTGGGCACTTGCCGGCTTGGATATTTTATGTTTAACCTCATTTAACGAGGGAACTCCGGTAAGCCTGATTGAAGCTCAGGCAGCAGGTAAACCTATTGTTTCAACCAATGTTGGTGGTATTGAAAATATTGTGCTGGAGGGTCAGACAGCGCTTCTTGCCGGCGTAGAAGAACCTGAAAAGTACTGCGACCAGTTGTTAAAATTGGTCGAAAATGACAATCTTCGTCAACAATTCAGCTTAAAAGGCTGGAATTTTGTAAAAGAAAAATTTCATTATACCCGGCTTATTTCCGAAATGCAGACACTTTACCATACTTTACTCCATTGAAGGTAATTTATTACAGGCTGTAAATGAGCAAATTAATAATTTTTGAGTACTTTTGGGTCCGTTTTAGCCTACATCAATAATTTAACCTGATGTCATACTAGTATTTCACTATAGCTATGAAAAAAATAGTACCCTTTCTTCTTGTCGCAATTGTGTTCACCGGCTGCAGAATCATGAATCCCAGTTTGATGCTGAAAACCCCCAAAGGCTATCAATATTCTCAAATGAAAGATACTGTTGCTAACCTGGAGTATAGGATATCCCCGAATGATGTTATTGAATTAAGGGTATTTTCAAATGACGGGTTTAAACTTACCGATGTTACAAGTACAAATACTCCGGGCTTTATTAATGTAAATCAGGGAACTCTTCCTTATACAGTTGACGTCGAGGGGAATGCAAAGCTCCCTGTGCTTGGAAATATTTCACTGAAGGGACTTACAATACGTGAGGCTCAACTGATGCTCGAAGAGAAGTATAGTTTATACTATATCAGGCCTTTTATTTTGTTGAAGGTCACAAGCCGCAGGGTAATTATATTCCCGGGCACCGGCGGTACAAGCAAGGTCATCATCCTTGATCATAATAATATTACATTATTGGAAGGCCTGGCTATGGCCGGGGGATTATCATACGACGGAAAAGCGTATCAGATAAAACTGATCAGGAGGACTCCCGGTAAGCCGTCCGAAGTATATCATATAGATCTTTCTACGATTGATGGACTAAAACAAGGGAATATCGTTTTGCAATCAAATGATATTATTTATGTTCAGCAACGTATCAGGATCAGTCAGGGAATTGTTACTGAACTCAGTCCGATCATCAGTATCATATCTTCTTTTCTTTTGGTGTACACAGTAATAAACCTGAGAAAATAATTCAAATTATCTGATCCAACATGTTTCAGGACGTCACCAGTTCGCAGCAAAATCTCGATCAGTATAAAGAGCGATTAGAGAAAATAGGCTCCGAATTTGAATTGGGATTGTTCGTTCATATACTTACCAAAAGTATTATATGGATACTGCTTTTTTTGGTGATCTCAATATTTTCCTGTTTCCTGTATTTGCGATATGCACAGCCTATATATGAATCCTCCACTATTTTACAGTTGCGATCAGATAACACTCCGAATAAGTTACTCAATTTTCAATCTATAGGAGCAGAAGAAAGTAATCCTATTCCTCAGGCCATAGAATTTTTGCGTTCGCGCGATTTCATGAAGCGGGCCCTTTCCAAACTTCCATTGCAGGTGGGCTATTTCAGTGAAGGCACTTTCAAAAGTATGGAATCATATACATCAACACCCTATACTGTTGAAATATCGAATAGTGTTCCTTCGGTCCAGGGTGTTAAAATACATATCGAGTTCCATGACAAAACATCCGGACAAATATCATTCACTACAAATGAAGTAAACCATAGTTTTGCTTTTAAAGAGAACCTTTGGCTGACTACGCCGTTTTTTTCTTTTAAGGTCACCATCCGTGATTATAATTCTATTGCTGATCAGCAAAGTATTGTAAAGAAAACATCTTTCTTTTTTACTATTAACTCCATGGAGAGTGTGGTAAACCAGTGTTTTCCCAAGTTGGAAGTAAAGTTATTGAGTGATGCGGCAAAGACTATTAGAATAGCGTACAAGGGAGCTAATCCGGTAAAAGCAACAGACATTATTGAATCAATTGCCGATGAATTTATTCTTTCAGATATTGAACGTAAAAGTGAAAGTGCTGAAAAAATACTCAGTTTCATTGATGCACAGCTTGAGATTTCGGGTAAAAAACTGCACGATGCGGAGGCTTCCTTGCAGGAGTTTAAAAAGGCAAATCCCTCTCAGGAAAATGAGGTTGTTGCTACTGCCAAAGCATCCAGGGTTAGTGAACTTGAAGATAAAATTGTGTCCAACCAGATACAGGTTGAGCTCCTGGAAAATGTGGTCAAAAAGGTAGAGATGTCGCAATCAATTGATGCATATAACCTTTTGTCGATCCTGGCAGGTACTGAGTATGAACTTGCGATTCGCATTCCGGTTGATAACCTCCAGAAGTTGTTGGTGAAGAAGGAGGAGCTGCTTTATGAGGTTACACCGAACAGTGAAACGATAAAGACCATAAATTTCCAGATAGAAATTCAGAAAAAGCTGCTGATAGAACCAATCCGTTCGCTTGAACAGCGCATAAAGGATAAGGTTGGCAATCTTCAGACCAAGTCGGATGAGTTGAGGGCTAATTTTTATGCGGTTCCCGAAAATGAACTGGAATATGCTAAACTTCAGCGCTTATATAATATCAATGAAAAGTATTACATCCTTTTGCTGGAGAAGAAAACAGAATACTCCATATCCAAAGAAGGTAATGTTTCTAAGAATATATTCCTTGAAAAACCCGTAGTTCCAAAGGCTCCTGTTTCTCCGAACAGGACTGTCGCGCTTAGTATATCTATTTCGCTCGGGTTTTTTTGCAGTTTATTGCTTGTTTTTATCCGTTACCTGCTGCATAACGATATCAACTCCTTGCACCAGATATCCAAACAAACAAATAGTTCTATCTCCGCACTGGGTATCATTCCCAGGTATAAAAAGGATATTCCGGTATCCCAGTTACTGGTTGATAAGAATCCCAAGTCTCTTATTGCTGAAGCTTTTCGTTCAGTCAGAGCTAATTTGCAATTCATTTCCACTGAAACCGGACCCAAGATCATGGCTGTGACATCCACGATCTCCGGTGAGGGAAAAACATTTGTGGCGATCAACCTTGCAGGTATCATAGCCTACTCAGGCAAAAAAGTTATTATCCTTGACCTTGATATGCGTAAACCAAAGATCCACCTTGGGTTCAATGTGCAAAATATCAAAGGAATGAGTACCATGCTGATCGGAAAAGACAGCCCTCTTGAATGTATCCAGCACAGTTCTCTTGAGAATCTTGATTTCATTACCGCAGGCCCTATTCCGCCAAATCCGTCAGAACTCATCCTCAGTAAACGTATGGATGAATTACTTACTTACCTGAAAGAATTGTATGACATGATCATTATTGATAACCCTCCGATCGGCCTTGTTACGGATGGCATATCCATGATACAGCGGGCAGATTACCCGATATACATATTTCGTGCAGAATATTCAAAAAGAAATTTTATTCAAAACCTTGATCGGCTATATAACGAAAATCATATCAAGCGCCTTTCTATTATTCTTAATGGTGTTGATGTTGAGGGTAACCGCTATGGGTACTATAACTATGGTTACGGTTACGGTTACGGCTATGGTTACGGTTATGGCTATGGCTACTATGACGAGCAGCATACAAAGGCCGGCAGGTCTTTTTTAAAGCGATTCCTGAATTGGTTCAAACGAGGATAGATGGATATCATTAAAACTCCGCTTGAAGGATTGTTGGTCTTAAAACCTAAGGTTTTTGAGGACACAAGGGGGTGTTTTTATGAGTCGTATAATAAAGTTGTTTTTGACGAAAAGTTACCTCCGGTTACTTTTCTTCAGGACAATCAGTCTCATTCAAAAAAAAATGTCGTGCGGGGTTTGCATTTTCAGTCTCCGCCCTTTGCACAGGTTAAACTTGTGCGCGTTGTGAAAGGTGCCGTAATTGACATTGCTGTGGATATCCGCAAAAACTCATCAACTTACGGAAAGCATTTTAAAGTCGAGCTGAATGAACACGACCAAACTATGATCTGGATCCCGGAGGGTTTTGCGCATGGTTTTGCCGCATTGGCTGATGACACTGTTTTTGTGTATAAATGTTCTAACCTGTATAGTAAATCAAGCGAGGTATGTATTGTGTGGAATGACCCGGATCTGGGTATTGACTGGGAAATCGACCAACCCTTAATTTCTGAAAAGGATCAGCAGGGTATATCCTTTAAGGAGTATCAGGGTTTGTTTTAAGCCCCTATTTGACTACCTTTGCAGCCCTTGATGGGATTATTTTTTCGATGGAAAATACCAGGCTATTGTCCTACATATTGTTTTTCGTGATCATTACAGTATTTTCGATATTGCTGAATGGATTATTGTTGAAATTCTCAAAAACACTCGGGATACGGAACGAAAAGGATACCATCATCCGCTGGAATACCCAGTCAAAGCCTTCTGTTGGCGGAATTTCATTTTACGTTGCATTCCTCTTAAGTATTTCCGGCTTTTCTTTTTTTTACGGAAATGTTTCCATCATAGGCAATGATCAGTTCCTTGGCATAGTAGCATCATGCACGGTCGCATTCCTGATGGGTTTAGCCGATGATGCGTATAATACCAAGCCGTTATTGAAATTCCTGGCACAGGTTCTGTGCGCATTGATCTTAATAATTTCAGGAATAGGCATACATATTTTTCCGAATGTATGGGCGAATTACCTGTTCACCATATTCTGGGTGGTGGGTATGATGAATTCAATCAATATGCTCGACAATATGGACGCCATTACTGCAACCGTATCTGTAACTATTATTATTGCTGCACTATTGATCATTGCCATGAATCATGACTTTTCAACGAATATCCACGTACTCCTGCTTTTTGGTATTATGGGCGCACTGATCGGTTTCCTGTATTATAACTGGTATCCCTCCAAATTATTTATGGGAGATACCGGCAGCCAGTTTCTTGGCGTATTTCTCGCTGCTATCGGGATCCTTTATTTCTGGAATTCATCTGATTCAACCGGCCACCTGGTTCAATCGAAGCAATTCTTTGTGAGCATCCTGTCGTTCATTATTCCCATTTGTGATACTACAACTGTTGTCATCAATCGGTTGATGCGTAAGCAATCACCTTTTATCGGCGGGAAAGATCATACCACACATCATCTGTCTTATATGGGCCTCTCTGATACGCAGGTTTCTCTTGTATTTGCAGGCCTTTCATTTATTTCCATGCTATGCACGATTTTTATCATCTATTATATAGCTGATTGGGGGTATATTCACATTGCCATTTTCGGAGTATATTTTCTTTTCGTTTTTGGGCTGCTGTTCTATATTTCAAAAATATCAAAACCTAAAACCTTTGATACCAGGTAAGATCATAGATGCGGTTAAAATATTTTGGAACCGGTCAAAAAGATCACTTCTCGCTTTTTGTTGTTTCCTGCTGCTTTTTGTAGTTGTAAAGGTGTTTAATTTTTCAACCGGCGCGGGTAATTCGGATACAGGAAGCAAGGATTATTTCAATTCACATTTTAAAACAGTTGGAATAAATATTCCAAAGGACTTGAGTTTTTCGGGTGAAAAAGTTCCGCTGAACGATTTTGCGATCGTTGAATCGCTTGACAGGGAGCTCCTTGTCAATACCTATTGGCAATCACAAACACTTCTGTTATTCAAACGTGCAAACCGCTGGTTCCCGATCATTGAACCAATACTTAAGCGTAACGGGATCCCCGATGATTTTAAATATATTGCGGTTGTTGAAAGTGGTCTCCTTAATATTATTTCTCCCGCTAAGGCAACAGGTTACTGGCAAATTGTGGAAGAGACAGGTAAAACATACGGTCTTGAGATAAATGATATGGTTGATGAACGTTACAGTATGGAGAAATCTACTGAGGCCGCCTGTAAATACTTCAGGGAAGCATATAAAAAGTTTAACAATTGGACACTTGCTGCTGCTTCATACAATATGGGTATTAGTGGTGTTGCCGTTCAACTGGAGAAGCAAAAGGTGAATAATTATTATGATCTGTATTTAAATGACGAAACGGCGCGTTATATGTTCCGTGTACTTGCCGTAAAAGATATTTTATCGCGTCCAAAGGCTTATGGTTTTATGCTTCGCAAACAGGATCTTTACCGGCCTATTCCTACAAGGAATGTGGCGGTTGATTCATCGGTAACTGACCTCGCTGATTTTGCCCTGAGCCAGGGGATCAATTACAAATTACTTAAACTGCTTAATCCCTGGCTCAGATCTTCATCATTAATTAATGAAGGAAGAAAAGTGTATCAGGTTGAACTTCCCGGTAAAGGCGTCAATATTTTTGAGTGGGATGAGTTCGCTGACCAGGGGCTAGCATCAACACAGGCAGATAGCGCAGAAATATTTTCGAAAATCGATTCTGTTCGTGATTCAACAATAAAAGGTTCTGCATCTGACAATGGACTCTAAAGCGCCGTCCCATAATGAAAACGAAGTACTGCAGATTTTCGGTGCGCGCGTGCATAATCTTAAAAATATTGATATAACCATACCCCGCAATAAATTAGTTGTCATTACCGGCTTAAGCGGAAGCGGAAAATCATCATTGGCCTTTGATACTATTTATGCCGAAGGGCAGCGCAGGTATATCGAAACATTTGCTTCTTACGCGCGCCAGTTTTTGGGTAATATGGAACGCCCGGATGTAGATAAGATTACGGGACTAAGTCCTGTTATTTCCATTGAGCAAAAAACTGTAAATAAAAATCCCCGGTCAACCGTTGGTACTATTACTGAAATATATGATTTCCTGCGATTGCTTTATGCGAGGACCTCGGACGCTTATTCATATATTACCGGCGAAAGAATGATACGTTATTCCGATGACCAGATCATTAATCTGATTTCGAAAAAATATGTCGGGCAAAAAATACTTGTTTTAGCACCAATTGTTAAGGGACGGAAGGGACACTACCGCGAATTGTTTGAACAAATACGCAAACAGGGTTTTTTGCGTGTGCGGGTCGACGGTGAAGTCATGGAAATGACAGCGCGGATGCAGTTGGATCGGTACAAGATCCATGATATTGATATTGTGATTGACCGGATTGATGTCAAACCCGATGGTCGTCAACGGATATCTGAATCGGTTCAATTGGCCATGAAGCATGGGAAGGGAATAATAATGATATTGCCTTACGATTCCAATAAGATCAATAATGAGTATGGTAAAGCGCAGCATTTCAGCCGGTTTTTAATGTGCCCTGCATCAGGCATATCGTATGATGAACCTCAACCCAACCTGTTCTCTTTTAATTCACCCTATGGTGCCTGTCCAAAGTGTAACGGGCTTGGTGTTATATCGCAAATTGATCTGAATAAAATAATTCCGAACAAGAAACTCAGCATTAGAAAAGGGGCTATACTTCCTGTCGGAATGTATAAAAACAGTTGGATATTTCGTCAGTTGGAAGCTATTGGTGATAAATATGGTTTTACACTTGATACGCCGGTGGAGGATATTACAGAGGATGCATTCAACATTATTTTATTTGGCTCGGAGGAGGTGTTTAAGGTAAAAATTTATTCGGAAGGGAATTCT
The nucleotide sequence above comes from Bacteroidota bacterium. Encoded proteins:
- a CDS encoding glycosyltransferase family 4 protein; protein product: MPKVLRIINRFNLGGPTYNVAYLTKYLAPEFETLLIGGMKDESEASSDYIVKKLGIDPVIIPSMKRSINPFNDFVAYRELKKIIKDFKPDIVHTHAAKAGTLGRLAAFSCNVPVVVHTFHGHVFHSYFGSFRTTIFKAIERQLARCTTAIIAISDKQKDELANLHKIAPAEKIKVIPLGFDLDRFRENGEQKRTSFRKQYNIDDDEIAVGIIGRLVPVKNHKLFLQAIQYVLNNTTKKVRAFIIGDGEEKPAIIEQAKTLKLKYFEGSQSSSKAALTFTSWIMDVDWALAGLDILCLTSFNEGTPVSLIEAQAAGKPIVSTNVGGIENIVLEGQTALLAGVEEPEKYCDQLLKLVENDNLRQQFSLKGWNFVKEKFHYTRLISEMQTLYHTLLH
- a CDS encoding undecaprenyl/decaprenyl-phosphate alpha-N-acetylglucosaminyl 1-phosphate transferase, whose protein sequence is MSYILFFVIITVFSILLNGLLLKFSKTLGIRNEKDTIIRWNTQSKPSVGGISFYVAFLLSISGFSFFYGNVSIIGNDQFLGIVASCTVAFLMGLADDAYNTKPLLKFLAQVLCALILIISGIGIHIFPNVWANYLFTIFWVVGMMNSINMLDNMDAITATVSVTIIIAALLIIAMNHDFSTNIHVLLLFGIMGALIGFLYYNWYPSKLFMGDTGSQFLGVFLAAIGILYFWNSSDSTGHLVQSKQFFVSILSFIIPICDTTTVVINRLMRKQSPFIGGKDHTTHHLSYMGLSDTQVSLVFAGLSFISMLCTIFIIYYIADWGYIHIAIFGVYFLFVFGLLFYISKISKPKTFDTR
- a CDS encoding transglycosylase SLT domain-containing protein yields the protein MFWNRSKRSLLAFCCFLLLFVVVKVFNFSTGAGNSDTGSKDYFNSHFKTVGINIPKDLSFSGEKVPLNDFAIVESLDRELLVNTYWQSQTLLLFKRANRWFPIIEPILKRNGIPDDFKYIAVVESGLLNIISPAKATGYWQIVEETGKTYGLEINDMVDERYSMEKSTEAACKYFREAYKKFNNWTLAAASYNMGISGVAVQLEKQKVNNYYDLYLNDETARYMFRVLAVKDILSRPKAYGFMLRKQDLYRPIPTRNVAVDSSVTDLADFALSQGINYKLLKLLNPWLRSSSLINEGRKVYQVELPGKGVNIFEWDEFADQGLASTQADSAEIFSKIDSVRDSTIKGSASDNGL
- the rfbC gene encoding dTDP-4-dehydrorhamnose 3,5-epimerase, coding for MDIIKTPLEGLLVLKPKVFEDTRGCFYESYNKVVFDEKLPPVTFLQDNQSHSKKNVVRGLHFQSPPFAQVKLVRVVKGAVIDIAVDIRKNSSTYGKHFKVELNEHDQTMIWIPEGFAHGFAALADDTVFVYKCSNLYSKSSEVCIVWNDPDLGIDWEIDQPLISEKDQQGISFKEYQGLF
- a CDS encoding polysaccharide biosynthesis/export family protein, giving the protein MKKIVPFLLVAIVFTGCRIMNPSLMLKTPKGYQYSQMKDTVANLEYRISPNDVIELRVFSNDGFKLTDVTSTNTPGFINVNQGTLPYTVDVEGNAKLPVLGNISLKGLTIREAQLMLEEKYSLYYIRPFILLKVTSRRVIIFPGTGGTSKVIILDHNNITLLEGLAMAGGLSYDGKAYQIKLIRRTPGKPSEVYHIDLSTIDGLKQGNIVLQSNDIIYVQQRIRISQGIVTELSPIISIISSFLLVYTVINLRK
- a CDS encoding polysaccharide biosynthesis tyrosine autokinase → MFQDVTSSQQNLDQYKERLEKIGSEFELGLFVHILTKSIIWILLFLVISIFSCFLYLRYAQPIYESSTILQLRSDNTPNKLLNFQSIGAEESNPIPQAIEFLRSRDFMKRALSKLPLQVGYFSEGTFKSMESYTSTPYTVEISNSVPSVQGVKIHIEFHDKTSGQISFTTNEVNHSFAFKENLWLTTPFFSFKVTIRDYNSIADQQSIVKKTSFFFTINSMESVVNQCFPKLEVKLLSDAAKTIRIAYKGANPVKATDIIESIADEFILSDIERKSESAEKILSFIDAQLEISGKKLHDAEASLQEFKKANPSQENEVVATAKASRVSELEDKIVSNQIQVELLENVVKKVEMSQSIDAYNLLSILAGTEYELAIRIPVDNLQKLLVKKEELLYEVTPNSETIKTINFQIEIQKKLLIEPIRSLEQRIKDKVGNLQTKSDELRANFYAVPENELEYAKLQRLYNINEKYYILLLEKKTEYSISKEGNVSKNIFLEKPVVPKAPVSPNRTVALSISISLGFFCSLLLVFIRYLLHNDINSLHQISKQTNSSISALGIIPRYKKDIPVSQLLVDKNPKSLIAEAFRSVRANLQFISTETGPKIMAVTSTISGEGKTFVAINLAGIIAYSGKKVIILDLDMRKPKIHLGFNVQNIKGMSTMLIGKDSPLECIQHSSLENLDFITAGPIPPNPSELILSKRMDELLTYLKELYDMIIIDNPPIGLVTDGISMIQRADYPIYIFRAEYSKRNFIQNLDRLYNENHIKRLSIILNGVDVEGNRYGYYNYGYGYGYGYGYGYGYGYYDEQHTKAGRSFLKRFLNWFKRG